From Scatophagus argus isolate fScaArg1 chromosome 2, fScaArg1.pri, whole genome shotgun sequence, a single genomic window includes:
- the abcc6a gene encoding multidrug resistance-associated protein 1, with the protein MDAFCRLSGLDPLWDWNRTWYTANPDLTQCFQNTVLVWVPCIYLWLLAPFYCLHLYCHDRGRIRMSCLCTAKMVLGFLLASFGFVEFFYILLERSQEIHQHMVFLLSPIIRSMTVILALCIIQLERIRGCRSSIFLFLFWVLAVVCSLVPLRAKIQLAMDEGIASDIVRYLAFFSYFTIQLAQLFLCCFADQSPEGKTVLEKNPCPVKDASFLSKILFWWFTGLVVKGYRTPLAAEDLWTLREEDTSHKIISELQQDWTAECAKIQKQEKALASGVALGSRLPDQAQLLRKLQKEQISGFFLLRTLARKFGPYFLTGTLCIVFHDAFMFAIPQVLSLLLGFMRDEDAPLWKGYFYATLMFLLSCLQSLFNHQYMYTCFTVGMRVKTAVMGLVYRKSLVINSAARRTCTVGEIVNLVSADTQKLMDFVVYFNAVWLAPIEIALCLFFLWQHLGPSALAGIATVILIFPLNGFIAKKRSKLQEIQMKFMDGRIRLMNEILNGIKILKFYAWEKAFLEQVLGHREKELKALKKSQILYSISIASFNSSSFLIAFAMFGVYVMLDDRNVLDAQKVFVSMALINILKTPLSQLPFAISTTMQAMVSLRRLGKYLCSEELKVDNVSKTPLSSDGEDVAIENGTFSWSAEGPPCLKRINIHVPRGSLVAVVGHVGSGKSSLLSAMLGETEKRSGRVSVKGSVAYVPQQAWIQNATVQDNIIFGREKLKTWYNRVLEACALLPDLDILPAGDATEIGEKGLNLSGGQKQRVSLARAVYRKADVYLLDDPLSAVDAHVGQHIFDKVIGPKGVLRDKTRILVTHGMSFLPQADHILVMVDGEITESGSYQELLSRHGAFADFIHTFASTERKESAIQRAGSRRSNARLSMVDFMPFSRDLSQEQLIGGDTTNTNLQNMEPVSDTDQEQVPEDLGKLTEADKARTGRVKLEMYKKYFKTIGLTIIIPIVFLYAFQQGASLAYNYWLSMWADDPVVNGTQIDADLKLTVFGALGFAQGVAIFGTTVAISICGIIASRHLHMDLLINVLRSPMSFFECTPSGNLLNRFAKEIDAIDCMVPDGLKMMLSYVFKLMEVFIIVLMATPFAAVIILPLAFLYAFVQSFYVATSCQLRRLEAVSRSPIYTHFNETVQGASVIRAFGEQSRFILQANKRVDFNQTSYFPRFVATRWLAVNLEFIGNGVVLAAAILSVMGKNTLSPGIVGLAVSHSLQVTAILSWIVRSWTDVENNIVSVERVNEYADTAKEASWNIEGSSLPLAWPQRGTLEFHDYGLQYRKGLELALKGITLNIHEREKVGIVGRTGAGKSSLALGIFRILEAAKGKIFIDGINIADIGLHDLRSRITIIPQDPVLFSGSLRMNLDPFDTYTDEEVWRSLELAHLKNFVSNLPDKLNHECSEGGENLSLGQRQLVCLARALLRKTKILVLDEATAAVDLETDTLIQSTIRTQFEDCTVLTIAHRLNTIMDYTRVIVMDKGHITEMDSPANLIAQRGQFYRMCREAGLV; encoded by the exons ATGGATGCCTTTTGCAGACTCAGTGGTCTGGACCCTTTGTGG GACTGGAATCGTACATGGTACACAGCCAATCCAGACCTGACCCAGTGTTTCCAGAACACAGTACTGGTGTGGGTCCCCTGTATCTACTTGTGGTTGTTGGCCCCTTTCTACTGTCTTCACTTGTACTGCCATGACCGCGGACGCATTCGAATGTCCTGCCTCTGCACTGCCAAGATG GTGTTGGGTTTCCTGCTGGCCTCCTTTGGCTTTGTGGAGTTCTTCTACATCCTGCTGGAGAGGAGCCAGGAGATCCATCAGCATATGGTCTTCCTACTGAGCCCCATCATACGCAGTATGACTGTG ATCTTGGCCCTGTGCATAATCCAGTTGGAAAGAATAAGAGGCTGTCGTTCCTCCAtattcctcttcctgttctggGTCTTGGCTGTCGTCTGTTCCCTGGTGCCTCTCAGAGCTAAGATCCAGCTGGCTATGGATGAG GGCATTGCCTCTGATATTGTACGATATCTTGCCTTCTTCTCCTACTTCACAATCCAACTGGCCCAACTCTTCCTGTGCTGTTTTGCTGACCAGTCTCCAGAGGGAAAAACTGTCTTGGAAAAG AATCCCTGTCCCGTGAAAGATGCCTCTTTCCTCTCAAAGATTCTCTTCTGGTGGTTCACTGG GCTTGTTGTCAAAGGATATCGCACCCCGCTGGCAGCAGAGGACCTGTGGACCCTGAGGGAGGAAGACACGTCACACAAGATCATCTCTGAGCTGCAACAGGACTGGACAGCTGAATGTGCCAAAATTCAAAA gCAGGAGAAGGCCTTGGCATCGGGTGTGGCACTGGGGAGCAGATTGCCAGATCAGGCTCAACTCCTCAGGAAGCTGCAGAAGGAGCAGATCTCTGGCTTCTTCCTGCTCAGGACACTGGCACGCAAGTTTGGCCCATACTTTCTGACCGGTACTCTATGTATCGTATTCCATGATGCCTTCATGTTCGCCATCCCCCAGGTGCTCAG TCTTCTTCTGGGTTTCATGAGAGATGAAGATGCTCCGCTGTGGAAGGGCTACTTCTACGCCACTCTAATGTTCCTGCTGTCCTGTCTCCAGTCCCTCTTCAACCATCAGTACATGTACACTTGCTTCACAGTGGGAATGAGGGTGAAGACTGCTGTTATGGGCTTGGTTTACAGGAAG TCTTTGGTGATAAACAGCGCTGCCAGGAGGACTTGCACTGTGGGTGAGATCGTGAATCTGGTTTCCGCAGACACTCAGAAGCTCATGGACTTTGTTGTGTACTTCAACGCTGTCTGGCTGGCTCCCATTGAAAttgctctttgtctcttcttcctctggcaG CATCTTGGACCATCAGCTTTGGCAGGGATTGCCACTGTCATTCTCATTTTTCCACTCAACGGATTCAtagcaaagaaaagaagcaagCTACAG GAGATTCAAATGAAGTTCATGGATGGCCGCATCAGACTGATGAATGAGATCTTGAATGGTATAAAGATCTTGAAGTTCTATGCCTGGGAGAAGGCCTTCCTGGAGCAGGTTTTGGGGCACAGAGAAAAGGAACTCAAAGCCTTGAAGAAGTCTCAGATCCTTTATTCTATCTCCATTGCATCCTTcaactcttcttctttcctg aTTGCCTTTGCCATGTTTGGAGTCTACGTGATGCTTGATGACAGGAATGTCTTGGATGCACAGAAAGTTTTTGTCTCAATGGCACTCATCAATATCCTGAAGACCCCACTTAGTCAGCTTCCATTCGCTATAAGTACAACTATGCAG GCAATGGTTTCACTCAGACGTCTGGGAAAGTACCTGTGCTCAGAGGAACTGAAAGTGGACAATGTCTCAAAGACTCCACTGAGTTCTG ATGGGGAAGATGTGGCGATAGAAAACGGCACTTTTTCCTGGTCTGCTGAGGGCCCTCCATGTCTTAAAAG GATCAACATCCATGTGCCACGAGGTTCCCTTGTCGCCGTGGTTGGACATGTGGGCAGTGGAAAATCCTCTTTGTTGTCTGCCATGCTtggtgaaacagagaaaagaagtgGTCGTGTCTCTGTCAAG GGCTCTGTGGCGTATGTGCCCCAGCAGGCCTGGATCCAGAATGCCACAGTGCAAGACAACATCATATTTGGCCGTGAAAAACTTAAGACATGGTACAACAGAGTGCTGGAGGCCTGTGCACTGCTGCCTGACTTGGACATCCTACCTGCTGGAGATGCTACAGAAATTGGAGAGAAA GGACTGAACCTCTCTGGTGGGCAGAAGCAGAGGGTGAGCCTGGCCAGGGCTGTCTACAGAAAGGCTGATGTATACCTCCTGGATGATCCGCTGTCTGCTGTTGATGCACATGTGGGTCAACACATCTTTGACAAAGTCATTGGACCAAAAGGAGTCCTTAGAGACAAG ACCCGCATCTTGGTGACCCATGGGATGAGCTTCCTGCCACAGGCTGACCATATCCTTGTGATGGTAGATGGAGAAATCACAGAAAGTGGGTCCTACCAGGAGCTCCTCAGCCGCCATGGTGCCTTTGCTGACTTCATCCACACCTTCGCCAGCACAGAGCGAAAAGAGAGCGCCAtacagagag CTGGTTCAAGGAGGTCCAATGCTCGTCTCAGCATGGTCGACTTCATGCCATTCTCCAGAGACCTGTCACAGGAGCAGCTCATTGG GGGTGACACCACTAATACCAACCTGCAGAACATGGAGCCTGTGTCTGACACAGACCAAGAACAAGTTCCAGAGGACTTGGGCAAACTGACTGAGGCTGATAAGGCCCGCACTGGAAGG GTGAAGTTGGAGATGTACAAGAAGTACTTCAAGACCATCGGCTTGACCATCATCATTCCCATTGTCTTCCTGTATGCCTTTCAGCAGGGCGCGTCATTGGCCTACAACTACTGGCTCAGCATGTGGGCTGATGATCCTGTTGTTAATGGCACCCAGATCGATGCAGACCTGAAACTGACTGTCTTTGGCGCATTGGGCTTTGCGCAAG gTGTCGCCATTTTTGGTACAACTGTCGCCATCTCCATCTGCGGCATCATCGCCTCTCGCCACTTGCATATGGACCTGCTGATCAATGTGCTGCGCTCTCCAATGTCTTTCTTTGAGTGCACACCCAGTGGCAACCTACTCAACCGCTTTGCCAAAGAGATTGATGCCATCGACTGCATGGTCCCTGATGGCTTGAAGATGATGCTGAGCTATGTCTTTAAACTCATGGAGGTCTTCATCATTGTGCTGATGGCGACACCTTTTGCTGCTGTGATCATCCTGCCTCTCGCTTTCCTTTATGCTTTTGTCCAG AGCTTCTACGTTGCCACATCCTGTCAGCTGCGGCGGCTGGAAGCCGTGAGCCGCTCACCCATCTACACCCACTTCAATGAGACGGTGCAGGGTGCCAGTGTCATTCGGGCCTTTGGCGAGCAGTCAAGATTTATTCTGCAGGCAAATAAGAGGGTCGACTTCAATCAGACCTCCTACTTCCCTCGGTTTGTGGCCACCAG GTGGCTGGCAGTCAATCTGGAGTTTATTGGTAACGGTGTGGTCTTAGCCGCTGCCATTCTCTCTGTGATGGGAAAAAATACGCTGAGCCCAGGCATCGTTGGTTTGGCTGTGTCACACTCCCTCCAG GTGACTGCAATTCTGAGTTGGATTGTGAGATCCTGGACCGATGTAGAAAACAATATTGTCTCTGTGGAGAGAGTCAACGAGTATGCTGATACAGCTAAAGAG GCCAGTTGGAATATAGAGGGCAGCTCCTTGCCCCTGGCCTGGCCCCAGAGAGGTACTTTGGAGTTCCACGACTATGGGCTGCAGTACCGTAAAGGCCTTGAGTTGGCTCTGAAGGGCATTACCTTAAATATTCATGAAAGAGAGAAG GTTGGAATTGTGGGTAGGACAGGGGCAGGGAAGTCCTCACTTGCCCTGGGAATCTTCAGGATCTTAGAAGCAGCAAAGGGAAAAATCTTCATAGATGGAATCAACATTGCAGACATTGGACTCCATGACCTCAGATCACGCATTACTATCATTCCTCAG GACCCTGTGCTGTTCTCAGGCTCCCTCCGGATGAATCTTGACCCCTTTGATACCTACACTGATGAGGAGGTGTGGCGTTCACTGGAGCTCGCTCACCTGAAAAACTTTGTCTCTAATCTGCCTGACAAACTCAACCATGAATgctcagagggaggagaaaacctCAG TCTGGGACAGCGTCAGCTGGTGTGCCTGGCCAGGGCCTTGCTGAGAAAAACCAAGATCCTGGTTTTGGACGAGGCGACGGCTGCTGTGGACCTGGAGACAGACACGCTCATACAGTCAACAATCCGCACACAGTTTGAAGACTGCACCGTCCTGACCATTGCTCACCGACTTAACACCATCATGGACTACACCAG